CATGGCGCCGGCAGCCGAGCAGGAGGTTCGCCTGCAGCGTTGGACCAGGGCTGGAGTGAATCGCCTGATTCAGTGCTGTCTGCTTTATGCGTGGGGGCTTGGTTTTGTGTTCGGGATGGCGCAGTACGGCCTGCTCTCCAGTCTGAGGGGCTGGTCCAGTCCACTGATGGAGAGTCTCACCCTGATCATGTCGATCGGCCTGGTGGTGGGGATGGTCAGCAGTGGGGCTCTCGGCGGACGCCCTCAGCAGCGTGGACGCTTGTTGCTGATCGGCACTGTGATCACTTTGCTTTCGCTGTTGCTGCTGATCGTGCCCTCGTTGCCGCGTGGGGTGCTGCTGCTGCCCGCCTTCAGCTTCGGTGTCGGCATCGGCACGTCGGTGTTGGCCTTCCCGATCGCGGAAGCTTCGGCACCTCCAGGACAGACGGCGATGACGGTGTCGATCGTCAACACCTCCGGAACGGTGATGGGCGGATTGATGACGATCGTGTCGGGATTGATTCTTCAGGCCTCTCCTCCAGGAGACCTGTCGCTGGTGCTTCTGATCTATGGAGCACTGGCGCTGTTTGGTTTGGCGATGGCCAGCTGGATCAGTTTCAGCCCTGAGCCGGTTGCCGCTGACGCCATTCCTTCCAGGCCAGACGCGGTGCTGTCCAGAGACTCAGCAGAACCAGAGGGGTGACCGGCACGGCAGTGATCACAATGAAGGCCTGCAGGGCGTTGATCGAGGTGTTATCTCCCAGGCTGGTGCCGATGCGCAGCAACACCAGCGTGAGGGTGCCGATCATCAGAGCCCAGAACAAGCGCAGCAGCGCTGGTGGTGTGCTCTGAGCACTCACCACCATGGCTGCTGCATAACTCATCGAGTCGGCACTGGTGGCCATGAACAGCACCACCAGCACGAGCCCGACTGGAATCAACAGCCACGACAGGGGCAGCTGTCCGAGAATGGCCAGCAGTGCTCCCGACTCACCGCTGGCAGTGAGCGGGCCGCTGATCGAGCCGGGATTGGCCAGTTC
Above is a window of Synechococcus sp. BIOS-E4-1 DNA encoding:
- a CDS encoding MFS transporter, translating into MEGRRSDRLLWVTSLLFVVWLVWVETSFQYFQGSLGSDLRLHSAGVALVAGSFLLPYGLVQVPVGRLIDRGKVELWLLLAALAAACCSLVFASSDSLQGLLLSRIGTGMACAVAFPASALLARRSLPADRFALAMGFTDGLLGIGAALAAVVPLLLGRSGWRELVLLQGLSLALMVALPMLLLGASRRSPAMAPAAEQEVRLQRWTRAGVNRLIQCCLLYAWGLGFVFGMAQYGLLSSLRGWSSPLMESLTLIMSIGLVVGMVSSGALGGRPQQRGRLLLIGTVITLLSLLLLIVPSLPRGVLLLPAFSFGVGIGTSVLAFPIAEASAPPGQTAMTVSIVNTSGTVMGGLMTIVSGLILQASPPGDLSLVLLIYGALALFGLAMASWISFSPEPVAADAIPSRPDAVLSRDSAEPEG